From the bacterium genome, the window ATTAAGCTTATGAGGACGAGAGGATTTATCTTCAAGGTTAGGAGCATTTTTCCATCTGTGAATTGTAGTCTGAGAAAGGCCATATTTCTTAGCAAGAGCATAAGCAGAAAGAGGGCTTTCTTTGATAACCCTTCTTATCGCTAATGTTGTGGTTGCATTCTTATGTAATTTTATCTGCATAGGTTAAGATTATACACCCTAACCTATCGTTAGTCAACAATTTAATCCAAGCACTTTTGAAATAACCCTTACTGCTTCAATTAAGCCAAGCCTTTTTAAAAAATACAACCATTTCTTTACCTTTCCTAAGTCTCCCCATTCTGAAAAATTTAGGGTTTTCATCCTTTCATCAAAGAG encodes:
- a CDS encoding IS481 family transposase, translating into MQIKLHKNATTTLAIRRVIKESPLSAYALAKKYGLSQTTIHRWKNAPNLEDKSSRPHKLN